The genomic DNA CCTGCCACTGAAAATATAAATGATGTGGTGATATTTATGAAATTACTAACCAATAAAGCAATCATTATACATTTGTTTAATTGTTTGTCTTCATTTAATCCATGGCAATATTAATaccacaaaacaccaaattagccCATATTATCAAGAGTTTCCATTCACCAATCATTTGATCCTATGCCCAATACACACATGTACAGACAAATACACTTCAATGGCCTTTACTAGCAAATGGGTCATTGACAGACACATTCAAAGTAATTCACTCATGTCATTGAGGTACATGACCCTTGTTTCCGCTTTAAAGGAATATAAGAATTTGCTGCAAGGGCTCTCTTTGATTTCCCATCAAGTCACTGCCTGAGTCCACATGTCGCCAACACAACGTTATATATGCAGCATAACAAGATCATCATCTGAGTCCAGTAACCAGAGTCTGCTAGGATGAGATTGGACCTCCCACATGCTGTATAACCACAAACACAGGAACGTGTCACCTCAGAGCGAGCTCAGCTGACTGTGGTTTCTGTTCTAGTACTCTAAAGAAAAAACACTTGATAGGAACCACTCGTTCTGGAGTGACAGTCATCTGTCAGTCAGAGTCTGTTATCAGTCACTAGAAGTTTCAATCCAGCTGAGTCCAGCCATACCACCGAGGCCACCAATAGCAAAACCCATCAGGCTTTGGCAAtagcctagcctggtcccaggtctctTTGTGCTGTATTGCCAACTTCTATAGTTGTTGTCATGCCAAAGACGATAAGGATTGGCAATACGGCCCAAAGACACCTGGAACCAGGCTAGTAAAGGTATCTTTATTTCAATAGAACTCAGGTTGTCAATGATAGGCGGCTAAAGTCAGTTGATAGAGAAGGTGTTCATGGCTTTGCATAATGAGCCCAGATTAGGGAGCGCTAACGCTGACACACAGGTGTACCTCTCATTCAGAGCTGCCGGCACCAAGAACTCAGGGCaggtacagaaacacacacaagtaCTAAGAGGGACAGAAAGACCGAGGGGAaccaagacagacagaaagacagactagCTAAGTCACCATGGCCCCACTCTGGGCACAGGCCTTCCTCCTGGTCACCATGGCGATGACGGATGTCCAGGGAACGGTGGAGAAGGAGCTCTCTCCAGAGTGCAGGGAGTTCCTATACATGGGGACGCCACCCGTGGGCCTGGAGGACCACTCGCTCCAGAAGATCTGCCAGCGCTACAACAACAAGCCGCGCTACGTCACGCTGTACGACACCGCCAACCACGTCCCCATCTACTCAGCCTACACCTTCAAACGCTCCGACGGGGAGAAAAGGGTGGACGTGCCCTGGATGTACGAACCACAGGTAACCTGGAGACATTTCAAGTCAATAGTTGCATCCCAAAAGGCTACCTATCCCCTatttagtccactacttttgacaaaggtagtgcactacatagggaatagggtgccatttgcggtCCAGCCACTGTAATGCCAGTCCAGTGGATTAGTCCATATTGACTGGCTCTCACTAGTATATCATAAGGTATGTTTTGCCATCACTTTTGAAAGTATGTGGCGCTAATTTCACTCTTTATATCATTTAAATGTAATTCAATAACAAAGCCAATGCTCTATGGTCATCATGAAAATTACAGAATGCTGCACATCATTTCATAGGCTAATATTTGAATGATCATAAAGTCTCCTTTTTACAGCGAGCAAGCGTTTCAAAACGTAGCCTATTCATTAATCTCATATCCATATCAATGACACTATTTATCGCTCCTTCATGCTCTctcattgtttgtttgtttgtttgtctcccACCCAGCTGTCCACAGTTTCTGACACCAGGGAGATGCAGGCGTTCCCGCGCGGCTACATGCACAGGAACTTTGAGGACGCCCAGGCCATCCTGGACGACTACACCAACGCCGTCCTCTACGAGCGTGGCCACCTCAACCCTGACGAGCACCAGGCTGACCCAGACGACAAGGCCTCCACCTACACTCTGACCAACGTGGTGCCCCAGGTCCGCCATTTTGTTTTCAAGTTCTTTACTTAAAATTGTACTGTCACATTATGTATTGAACAAAAAAATAACAGTGGGGTAATGGACAGATACTTCCCTAAACTTTACTAAATACtgagatacattttttaaataaattaaattaaaatcccAGTCAGAAATCATTTAATACCAAAGTAAAATACCAACACCAGTGGATAGCTTTAGCAACCAATAAACAGAGGCACCTATGTATGAAGTAACACTGCCTTTAAGGTCAGAGAGTTCAGCGCTGGCACATGGAAAGAGCAGGAGCACGTGATCCGCAAGCGCCTCAACAACTACTGCCACGGCACCGCCTACGTCGTCACCGGAATCACCACCTCAGGGAACATGATCCGGCGCCATAACATTGACCGCGTGGCGGTCCCGACGTACCTGTGGTCGGCCTACTGCTGTACCGACTACGACCACAACGCGCCGTACGATGAGCGCTACAAGTTTCCAGCATTCGCTCACTACGCCCTCAATGAGAAGGAGAACAACCAGGTAAATCTAGAATAACAATAGTTGTATTTTATATAGTGCCTTTCATTACAAAGAGAATCTCAAAGACgctgtaaaaacaaacaaaactatGTAGCAATCTGGCAGGTCTTGGGTGATGGCTTAGTGTAGTCTATTCTCATATACTGTTATATCACATACAATAATCCCGCAAGAGATGGGTTCCGAAAGGCGACTTGAAACGTAAataaaaatatgaatttgttTGTTCATTCACTCACTCAATCGTTCATTTATTCATTCATCACTTTTGTTCCGTTCGTTCATTCATCCAACAGGTCCTGGAGTTGTCCGTCAAGAAACTGGAGGAGTTCCTCCAGAGGTCCACCTTCGTGGACAAGAACTTCCAGATCTTTGCGGACGACTGTGTCCAGCCTGCCTTTGCTCTGCATTAGGTTCCCTGGTCTCTCAGTGGACTTGACCTCCCCAAACCACAAGACCTTACATTTAATTTACACTTCCTGCAATGGAAACAAGTCAACAATAGCAGTCTTCTTAAATTGCTGTTATTGATAGATTGATTGattcatgtttttttccccctctccaAATACTTTCTGCAAAGATCATGTAGGCCAAAATGATGTTCCCATCTATGTCTGATTACATAAAGTTCACCCATCTTATGACATACAATTGATATACATTGTCACAAAATGGGTTCTATAATGTGACATTAGCAAGGCTCTCATTCAGAGCAACACCCAGTTTGTGCGTGGGAGGGGTGTTATGTGACCTGCGAAGAAAATAACATACCAGCTCAAACATACATGACAATAGAGGTTGTGGCTTAGTCCTGTGGTTGGTTGTGCTCTACTCTAGATATGATAAGAGATATGAGAACATGGTTGACATCCCCTCAGGCAGATGTTTAACACCTTCCACTACCCTCCTGTGGTTTTCAACAGGAAATGTGTAAAACAACAACTGTTCAGACAGGTCTTACAAATAATAAAAGTCGTTGCTACTTGTGTCACTGAAGTTCCTGGATGGAATGTTGTTTTTCCTATACGTCCACAGCACAGGGaggtgctgaggggaggacggctcataataatggctggaacggagtaaatggaatggcatcaaccacctggaaaccatgtgtttgatgtatttgataccattccactgattccgctccagccattaccacgagtccGTCCTCCgtaattaagatgccaccaacctcctgtgatccaCAATCTTATTTACTGGAAGCCTATCATACAAATTCCAGTGACAATCAAGTCTGTGAAGTAAAACTCTCATGGCACAGCTAGGTTTCCAGACTTCACCTACTACGCCTTCAACGAGGTAAATATAGTTATTTTACCATTATATTACATACAGAATATTACTTTTGTGAAAATGTGTCAAATAATCCTGTAAGGGATGGGTTGCTAACAACGAATTGAtgcataaataaaatatataattccttcattcattcactcactcGTTCATTCATCCATCTCTTCCTCTGTTCGTTCACTCATCCACCAGGTCCTGGAGTTGACCATTAAGAAGCTGGAGTTCTTCCAGAGGTTTACCTTTTGAGTAACTTCCAGATCTTTGTGGATGACTGTGTCCCGCCATGCCTCTGCTTTGTATTAGGTGGACCACATGGAGTGGGAAAATGTTGTGTAACatttcagatagaaatatgttatgtagaacaaacatacTTCTGTCTGACATGTAGACTTAGGAATCATTTCAGATCTATTAATGACATTTCTATCTGAAGGTTCCAGAATTTTATGCCCTGCCAAACACACCTCTGGTCTCACTGCGGGCCTTTGCCTCCCCAAAAGTCCTTACATTTAATTTACACTTCATGCAATGGAAACAAGTTAACTCTACTAGTCTTCTTAAATTGCTGCTCTTGATTGACAAACCTCAAGGTTGGATTTATGTTTTCTTTTTCCTCCTCAAAGATCATTTAAATTATGCTGGATAATGTtcctacagtgtcttcagaaagtattcatagccTTTGACTTATTTCCTAAACAAAGACTGTTAAATAATATGTATTAAATACTGCCAGAGTTATATTTTAACATACTGCATGTTATGTATCTAACTATGCTTAACTGAACATATCCATAAAATCCCAGCCTGTGTTTTTCAGAGAAAGCCAGGAATTTCAACGAGCACCAAAATACCCCCATTGTGAAAAGAAAGGAAAACAATCATTTTAACAAACAACTGAGAGGCTAAACATGTCTTCCCCTCCGTAGCTTCGTATTTGCTTCAAATCCTGTCTGCTGGAGAAACTCACTGTTTGTCTATAGCTTCAGATgtgatttacagtgccttcagaatggaTTCataaccccttgacttattccacattttgttgtgttacagcctgaattccaaatggattacattgctttttttctcacccatctacacacaatacctcataatgacaaagtgaaaacatgtttttagaaatgttagcaaatatattcaaaatgaaatacagatatctaatttacataagttcacagacccctgagtcaatactttgtagaaacacctattggcagcgattacagctgtgagtctttctgggtaagtctctaagagctttccacacctggaatgtgcagcatttgcccattattcttttcaaactctgtcaaattaGTTGTTTATCGTTGCTAGACAAcctttttcaggtcttgccatagattttcaagtatatttaagtcaaaactataactctgccactcaggaacatttactcTCTTCTTGGTAAGCTACTCCACGGtaatgtagatttggccttatgttttaggttattgtcctgctgaatggtgtattcatctcccagcgtctggtggaaagcagacagaaccaggttttcctctaggagtttgcctgtgtttagctctattcagtttattttttaacctgaaaaactccctagtcgattacaagcatacccataacatgatgcagccatcactacgcttgaaaatatggagagtggtactcagtaatgtgttgtattcaggacaaaaagtgaattactttgccacattttttgcagaattactttagagccttgttgcaaacaggatgcatgttttggaatatttttttttattctgtagaggcttccttattttcactctgtcaattaggttagtattgtggagtaactacaattttgttgagccatcctcagttttctcctatcacagccattaaactctgtaactgttttaatgtcaccattggcctcatggtgaaatccctgagcggtttccttcctctccggcaactgagttacaAAGGAcacttgtatctttgtagtgactgggtgtactgatacaccatccaaagtgtaattaataaccatgctcaaagggatattcaatgtc from Salmo salar chromosome ssa07, Ssal_v3.1, whole genome shotgun sequence includes the following:
- the LOC106608815 gene encoding endonuclease domain-containing 1 protein translates to MAPLWAQAFLLVTMAMTDVQGTVEKELSPECREFLYMGTPPVGLEDHSLQKICQRYNNKPRYVTLYDTANHVPIYSAYTFKRSDGEKRVDVPWMYEPQLSTVSDTREMQAFPRGYMHRNFEDAQAILDDYTNAVLYERGHLNPDEHQADPDDKASTYTLTNVVPQVREFSAGTWKEQEHVIRKRLNNYCHGTAYVVTGITTSGNMIRRHNIDRVAVPTYLWSAYCCTDYDHNAPYDERYKFPAFAHYALNEKENNQVLELSVKKLEEFLQRSTFVDKNFQIFADDCVQPAFALH